The Mucilaginibacter yixingensis genome window below encodes:
- the gatB gene encoding Asp-tRNA(Asn)/Glu-tRNA(Gln) amidotransferase subunit GatB encodes MTNTLSDKYELVVGLEVHAQLSTQSKAFSSDSAAFGGGPNQHISMVSLGHPGTLPFLNKKAVEYAIKMGLACNCHINLENHFARKNYFYADLPKGYQISQDQQPICIGGHVTVKLHDGTQKQIAIHHIHMEEDAGKSMHDNHSSDSLIDLNRAGVPLVEIVSEPDLRSAEEAGQYLTEIRRLVRYLDICDGNMEEGSLRCDANISVRLRGATTYGNRCEVKNLNSIRNLQRAIEHEFQRQVQVIEAGGRIDQNTLNFDADTGETSVLRTKEMANDYRYFPEPDLPPLKISQEYVDQIRAQMPALPEELYQKYVTQFGLSDYDASVITADPALAHYYDELIKCTTHYKTAANWLMGPVKSAMNDHWGINVKPQTLAGLIQLVEEGKVNNTVAGHKILPELLKGGDKTAEQVATELNLIINEDGDEVQGFIEAALAKLPQKVIEYQKGKKGVLGLFMAEIMKSSKGRIDPKKTNQLLVKALEKK; translated from the coding sequence ATGACAAATACTTTGAGCGATAAATATGAACTGGTGGTAGGGCTGGAAGTGCACGCACAGTTATCCACTCAAAGCAAGGCTTTTTCATCTGATTCTGCTGCTTTTGGCGGCGGCCCCAATCAGCATATCAGCATGGTATCGCTGGGGCATCCGGGTACCTTGCCTTTCTTAAACAAAAAGGCGGTTGAGTATGCCATTAAAATGGGACTGGCCTGCAACTGCCACATCAACCTGGAAAACCATTTTGCCCGCAAAAACTATTTCTATGCCGATTTGCCGAAAGGTTACCAGATCAGTCAGGATCAGCAACCAATCTGCATTGGCGGCCATGTAACCGTTAAACTGCATGACGGTACGCAGAAGCAAATTGCCATCCATCACATCCACATGGAAGAAGATGCCGGCAAAAGCATGCACGACAATCACTCGTCTGATTCACTCATCGACCTGAACCGTGCCGGTGTGCCACTGGTAGAAATTGTATCTGAACCAGATCTGCGCAGCGCCGAAGAAGCCGGCCAATATTTAACCGAAATCAGGCGACTGGTGCGCTACCTTGACATTTGCGATGGCAATATGGAAGAGGGCAGCCTGCGTTGCGATGCCAATATATCTGTACGCTTGCGTGGCGCTACCACTTACGGTAACCGTTGCGAGGTAAAAAACCTCAACTCTATCCGTAACCTGCAACGTGCTATTGAGCACGAGTTTCAGCGCCAGGTACAGGTAATTGAGGCAGGCGGCCGTATTGATCAAAACACTCTGAACTTTGATGCAGATACCGGCGAAACATCGGTACTGCGTACCAAAGAGATGGCTAATGATTACCGCTATTTCCCAGAGCCCGATCTGCCACCGTTGAAGATCAGCCAGGAGTACGTTGATCAGATCCGCGCGCAAATGCCGGCGCTGCCTGAAGAGTTGTATCAGAAGTATGTTACCCAATTCGGCCTTTCTGATTACGATGCTTCCGTCATCACCGCAGACCCGGCTTTGGCTCATTATTACGATGAATTAATTAAGTGTACCACTCACTATAAAACTGCCGCCAACTGGCTGATGGGCCCGGTAAAATCGGCCATGAATGACCATTGGGGTATTAATGTAAAACCGCAAACCTTAGCCGGTTTGATTCAACTGGTTGAGGAAGGTAAGGTTAACAACACCGTTGCCGGTCATAAAATATTACCAGAGCTACTAAAAGGCGGCGACAAAACTGCCGAGCAGGTAGCCACCGAGTTGAACCTGATCATTAATGAAGATGGCGACGAGGTACAAGGTTTTATTGAGGCAGCCCTGGCCAAACTACCGCAAAAGGTGATTGAATACCAAAAAGGCAAAAAAGGCGTTTTAGGCCTGTTTATGGCCGAGATTATGAAAAGCTCAAAAGGCC
- a CDS encoding cellulase family glycosylhydrolase codes for MYQHKLKYILGAACLFAMQQAHSQGFLKADGKLIVNEKGQKVILRGVGLGGDMLQEGYMFRLGNIGQQHKIKAGIEDLIGPEKTKTFYEKWLANNTRKIDVDSMARWGFNSIRLPMHFNLFTLPVEEEPVAGQNTWLDKGFNMVDDLLKWCKANHMYLILDLHATPGGQGNDLPISDRYPEKPSLWQSEANQQKMVALWHKLAQRYANEPNIGGYDIINEPNWGFDDAKDIRGTAEKTNAPLKKLMMEVTAAIREVDKKHIVIIEGNGFGNNYNGILPAWDNNMVLSFHKYGNFNSQKAIQGFLDLREKYNVPLWMGESGENSNTWFTEAIGLVERNNIGWSWWPWKKMGINNPVAIKQPEGWQKLVDYWAGRGAKPSSEEAQKTLDQLLENLKFENNIKHPDVVDALFRQVQSAETKPFINLTIQGKSTVINAADFDMGRQRSAYYDKDTSSYQFTPGVNTQGNRGHAYRNDGVDIKVDDNGPYVFNIEEGEWMQYTVNVKQAGTYSVKLTVSADNGDGRLSLLNGFDKLTDTQIIPNTGGVDKWSTIKIKDIKLKAGVQQLRVLVDKGGFQLRSMTFEKE; via the coding sequence ATGTATCAGCATAAACTAAAATATATTTTGGGCGCTGCTTGTCTATTCGCCATGCAACAAGCTCACAGCCAGGGCTTTCTTAAAGCCGACGGCAAACTGATTGTAAACGAAAAAGGCCAGAAAGTAATACTGCGCGGCGTTGGCCTGGGCGGCGATATGCTGCAGGAAGGCTATATGTTCCGTCTCGGCAATATCGGTCAGCAGCATAAGATCAAAGCCGGAATTGAGGATTTGATCGGGCCGGAGAAAACCAAGACCTTTTATGAAAAATGGCTGGCCAATAATACCCGCAAGATAGATGTGGACTCGATGGCACGCTGGGGTTTCAACTCCATCCGCCTGCCCATGCACTTTAACCTGTTTACCCTGCCGGTTGAAGAAGAACCCGTAGCAGGCCAGAACACCTGGCTTGATAAAGGTTTTAACATGGTAGATGATTTATTAAAATGGTGCAAGGCCAACCACATGTATCTCATCCTTGATCTGCACGCCACTCCGGGCGGACAGGGAAATGACCTGCCGATATCAGACCGTTACCCTGAAAAACCATCGCTGTGGCAAAGCGAAGCCAATCAGCAAAAGATGGTTGCCCTTTGGCACAAGCTGGCCCAGCGCTATGCCAACGAGCCTAATATTGGCGGATATGATATTATTAACGAACCCAACTGGGGCTTCGATGATGCGAAAGACATCCGTGGCACAGCCGAGAAAACTAACGCACCGTTAAAGAAACTGATGATGGAAGTTACCGCTGCCATCCGCGAGGTAGATAAAAAACATATTGTGATTATTGAGGGCAACGGCTTCGGCAATAACTACAACGGTATTTTGCCCGCCTGGGATAATAACATGGTGCTGAGCTTCCACAAATACGGCAATTTTAATAGCCAGAAAGCGATACAGGGCTTCCTTGATCTGCGCGAGAAATATAACGTGCCGCTGTGGATGGGCGAGTCTGGCGAGAACTCCAATACCTGGTTTACCGAGGCCATTGGCTTGGTAGAACGCAATAACATCGGCTGGTCATGGTGGCCATGGAAAAAGATGGGCATCAACAACCCGGTAGCAATCAAACAGCCCGAAGGCTGGCAAAAACTGGTTGATTACTGGGCAGGCAGGGGCGCAAAGCCATCATCAGAAGAAGCACAGAAAACGCTCGATCAGCTACTGGAAAATCTCAAATTTGAGAACAACATTAAACACCCGGATGTGGTAGATGCCCTGTTCAGACAGGTACAATCGGCAGAAACCAAACCTTTTATAAATCTAACCATCCAGGGCAAAAGCACCGTAATCAACGCGGCTGATTTTGATATGGGCAGGCAGCGTTCGGCTTATTACGATAAGGATACATCGAGCTATCAGTTTACCCCGGGCGTGAACACTCAAGGCAACCGCGGGCATGCTTACCGTAATGATGGCGTTGATATCAAGGTTGATGATAATGGTCCTTACGTTTTCAATATTGAAGAGGGCGAGTGGATGCAGTATACAGTGAATGTGAAACAGGCTGGCACTTATTCGGTGAAACTTACTGTTTCTGCAGATAATGGTGATGGTAGGTTATCGTTATTGAATGGCTTTGATAAGTTGACTGATACCCAGATTATACCCAATACTGGTGGAGTTGATAAATGGTCAACCATCAAAATAAAGGATATCAAGCTGAAAGCGGGGGTGCAGCAATTGCGCGTGTTGGTGGATAAAGGCGGGTTTCAGTTGAGGAGTATGACGTTTGAGAAGGAGTAA
- a CDS encoding glycoside hydrolase family 30 beta sandwich domain-containing protein, whose translation MKIKHTVFVSLCALVGLGPAGFAQKKTVSCWLTNADRSALFAHQKEPLTFEPANTNNYPVIKVDDHTKYQPIDGFGFALTGGSAMHIVRMSAPARAALLKKVFATDADNIGVSYLRLSIGASDLNDHVFSYDDVPAGSVDPQLKAFDLGPDKVDVIPVLKEILKINPKIMILGSPWSAPAWMKSNGDTRGGVLKPEYYQTYANYLVKYIQAYKAQGISIDAITVQNEPLNPKNNPSMVMEAHEQADFIKNNLGPAFQSAGIKTKIIVYDHNCDRPDYADSILNDKAAARYVDGSGFHLYGGKIEALTDLHNAHPDKNLYFTEQMVIEKDGSPTINIINPVRRLFIGATRNWCRNVLEWNLAADAQNQPHTDRGGCPMCQGAVTIDKDNYTPNIAYYAMAHASKFVRPGSVRVASTDIDPLPNVAFTTPDGRKVLIVANVSDKTQGFNIGYNGRVAAASLSSGAVATYVWQ comes from the coding sequence ATGAAAATCAAACATACTGTATTTGTATCGCTATGCGCACTCGTCGGCCTTGGGCCGGCGGGCTTTGCGCAGAAAAAAACGGTGAGCTGCTGGCTCACCAATGCAGACCGATCTGCGCTGTTTGCCCACCAAAAAGAACCGTTAACCTTTGAACCGGCCAACACCAACAACTACCCGGTTATTAAAGTTGATGACCACACCAAATACCAACCGATAGACGGTTTTGGCTTTGCGCTTACCGGCGGCAGCGCCATGCACATTGTGCGCATGAGCGCCCCGGCACGGGCAGCATTGCTCAAAAAAGTTTTTGCTACCGATGCCGATAACATTGGCGTGAGTTACCTGCGTTTGAGCATCGGCGCAAGTGATTTAAATGATCATGTTTTTTCTTATGACGATGTGCCCGCAGGCTCAGTAGACCCGCAATTGAAAGCCTTTGATCTTGGCCCGGATAAGGTGGATGTGATACCGGTTTTAAAAGAGATCTTGAAAATCAACCCAAAGATCATGATCCTGGGCTCACCGTGGTCTGCCCCCGCCTGGATGAAGAGCAACGGCGATACCCGCGGCGGCGTTTTGAAGCCCGAGTATTACCAGACCTATGCCAATTACCTGGTTAAATATATTCAGGCCTATAAAGCGCAGGGCATCAGCATTGACGCCATTACTGTGCAGAACGAGCCACTCAACCCCAAAAACAACCCAAGCATGGTGATGGAGGCGCATGAGCAGGCTGATTTTATTAAGAACAATCTTGGTCCGGCGTTTCAATCGGCAGGCATCAAAACCAAGATCATCGTTTACGATCATAATTGCGACAGACCCGATTATGCCGATTCAATCCTGAACGATAAAGCAGCAGCCCGCTATGTGGATGGCTCCGGCTTTCACCTCTATGGCGGCAAGATTGAGGCACTGACTGATCTGCACAATGCTCATCCTGATAAAAACCTGTATTTCACCGAGCAAATGGTGATTGAGAAAGACGGTAGCCCGACTATCAACATCATCAACCCAGTACGTCGCCTGTTTATTGGCGCTACCCGCAACTGGTGCCGCAACGTACTGGAATGGAACCTGGCTGCCGACGCACAGAACCAGCCCCATACAGATCGCGGTGGTTGCCCTATGTGCCAGGGCGCGGTGACCATTGATAAAGACAATTACACACCCAACATTGCTTATTATGCTATGGCCCATGCCTCCAAGTTTGTGCGCCCGGGCTCGGTGCGGGTGGCCTCTACAGATATTGATCCGCTGCCTAACGTGGCATTTACTACTCCCGACGGCAGGAAGGTTTTAATAGTGGCCAACGTGAGCGATAAAACCCAAGGCTTCAACATTGGCTATAACGGTCGCGTGGCGGCGGCATCGCTTAGCAGCGGTGCGGTGGCTACTTACGTTTGGCAATAA
- a CDS encoding glycoside hydrolase family 30 beta sandwich domain-containing protein — protein sequence MIKKFSCYAVATGILAFTQLVQAQTTAPKIAEVYTTAKSTDYKLSPTGTLTFVDKPQPLETDISVFIDPGKTFQSMVGIGGALTDAAAETYYKLPKDKQQEFMRAYYDPTAGIGYTLGRTNIQSCDFSSDSYAYVQPGDGSLKTFSIAHDLKYRVPFIKDAIKAAGGKLTMFASPWSPPAFMKTNNDVLHGGKLKPEYMQSWANLFIKFIKAYQQQGIPLWAITVQNEPMATQKWESCVFTAEEERDFVKKYMGPTFAKAKMNTKIIAWDHNRDEVYQQASVILSDPEAAKYIWGIGYHWYETWTGSSMRFDNVKLVNAAFPNKNLIFTEGCIERFDLNRVDDWNLGEKYGYSMINDFNSGATGWTDWNVLLDEQGGPNHVGNYCFAPIIGNTKTGQLIYTNEYYYLGHFSKFVRPGAKRVAASVSRDKLLSTAFKNANGQLVVVVMNNSDDKVPYLLWMKGKAAQATALPHSIATMIVK from the coding sequence ATGATCAAAAAATTTAGCTGTTATGCCGTTGCGACCGGCATTTTAGCGTTTACTCAACTGGTCCAGGCACAAACCACCGCGCCAAAAATCGCCGAGGTATACACCACCGCCAAAAGCACCGATTACAAGCTCAGCCCAACCGGAACGCTTACGTTTGTAGACAAGCCGCAACCATTGGAAACTGATATCTCGGTATTTATAGACCCGGGAAAAACCTTCCAGTCTATGGTGGGCATTGGCGGTGCCCTTACTGACGCAGCGGCAGAAACTTACTACAAGCTACCTAAAGACAAACAACAAGAGTTTATGCGCGCCTATTACGACCCCACAGCGGGCATTGGCTACACCCTGGGCCGCACCAACATACAAAGCTGCGATTTTAGCAGCGACAGCTACGCCTACGTACAACCTGGTGATGGCTCGCTCAAAACATTTTCAATTGCGCACGATTTGAAATACCGCGTACCGTTTATAAAAGACGCCATTAAAGCTGCAGGTGGTAAGCTCACCATGTTTGCCAGTCCGTGGAGCCCGCCGGCGTTTATGAAAACCAATAACGATGTACTGCACGGCGGCAAACTGAAGCCGGAGTATATGCAAAGCTGGGCCAACTTGTTTATAAAGTTTATCAAAGCCTATCAGCAGCAAGGCATCCCCCTGTGGGCAATAACGGTACAGAACGAGCCCATGGCCACGCAAAAATGGGAATCGTGCGTTTTTACTGCCGAGGAAGAGCGCGATTTTGTAAAGAAATACATGGGGCCAACCTTTGCCAAAGCCAAAATGAATACCAAAATCATCGCCTGGGATCATAACCGTGACGAGGTTTATCAGCAAGCCAGCGTTATCCTGAGCGATCCGGAAGCAGCCAAATACATCTGGGGTATTGGCTACCACTGGTATGAAACCTGGACCGGCAGCAGCATGCGTTTTGATAACGTTAAGCTGGTTAACGCGGCTTTCCCCAACAAAAACCTGATCTTCACCGAGGGCTGCATCGAACGCTTTGACCTGAACCGCGTAGACGATTGGAACCTGGGCGAAAAGTACGGCTACTCCATGATTAACGATTTTAACAGCGGCGCCACCGGCTGGACGGATTGGAACGTTTTGTTAGACGAGCAAGGCGGTCCTAACCATGTAGGTAACTACTGCTTCGCCCCTATCATCGGCAACACCAAAACCGGTCAGCTGATCTATACCAACGAGTATTATTACCTGGGCCATTTCTCCAAATTTGTGCGTCCCGGTGCTAAACGCGTAGCCGCTTCGGTAAGCCGCGATAAGTTGTTGAGCACGGCATTCAAAAATGCTAATGGCCAGTTAGTGGTTGTGGTGATGAATAACAGCGATGACAAGGTGCCTTACCTGCTATGGATGAAAGGCAAAGCTGCACAGGCTACGGCGCTGCCGCATTCTATTGCTACAATGATTGTTAAGTAA
- a CDS encoding 7TM diverse intracellular signaling domain-containing protein yields the protein MLSAACKKWLVLIMLMIAFGLNLRAQQIVTADNTTNEHVFTHQELRWLEDKDGKLTLDQVRSAVFDRQFKENSGVYPKNFNNQSYYWYRIRVRLNNVTANKESLIEFFDQTTDDITSYIPDSNGVYHMERAGASFNFDRRLYKHKNFEFRILDRHNGVYTYYFRVRSKEQVNVIIVYRTIDYFIHYALSEYLTYGIFYGMILIFCLHNLLMFIAVKRLQYIFYVGYILSVGIYEMSVDGIAFQYVWPNSPNWNEYAYGTALFLMSVFALEFTKELLQVKTRSPLLYKLINITLTARGIYFLLCFFFFRNLFILKYVDVIPLLIAFGTGIYILRSGFKPARFFVLGYAFLFFGFLLKAATVLGLNYPIVGRILGHYSLTLGFMMEMMLLSFSIGDQVRLLRKEKDAAHEETLRLKDSINRELEEQVRIRTSEVVRQANEILDQNATIEAQNEELLAINEQLELQAEEISRMNLLLEKDNIQLKTNIAKVTDDRAQSKELSFEEFSAQYPDQETCYKFLSDLKWAVGYQCSRCANTNYCAGRMPYSRRCTKCTYEESVLQRTIFHNNRIPINKAFYLVYLMYTSKGTISSHQLSEKLDIRQSTCWSYSIKVKKAMQEHKKEAKKGGQQGWSRLVIGA from the coding sequence ATGCTGAGCGCTGCTTGTAAGAAATGGCTGGTATTGATAATGCTGATGATAGCGTTTGGACTGAACCTGCGTGCGCAACAGATTGTCACTGCAGATAATACCACTAACGAACATGTTTTTACCCACCAGGAACTGCGATGGTTGGAAGATAAAGACGGTAAGCTAACGTTGGACCAGGTCCGGTCGGCAGTGTTTGACAGGCAGTTTAAAGAGAACAGTGGCGTTTATCCTAAAAACTTTAATAATCAATCCTATTACTGGTATCGCATCAGGGTGCGGCTTAATAATGTTACCGCTAACAAAGAGAGCCTGATTGAGTTTTTTGACCAGACTACGGATGATATTACCTCTTACATTCCAGACAGTAACGGTGTCTACCACATGGAGCGGGCAGGCGCGTCGTTCAACTTTGATAGACGGCTTTATAAGCACAAGAATTTTGAATTCAGGATCTTAGATAGGCATAACGGTGTTTATACCTACTATTTCAGGGTGCGTTCTAAAGAGCAGGTGAATGTGATTATTGTTTACCGCACCATTGATTACTTTATTCATTACGCGCTCTCCGAGTATCTTACCTACGGGATCTTCTACGGCATGATCCTCATTTTTTGCCTGCACAACCTGCTGATGTTTATTGCAGTAAAACGCCTGCAATACATCTTCTATGTTGGGTACATTTTAAGTGTGGGCATTTACGAGATGAGTGTGGACGGCATTGCCTTTCAATACGTTTGGCCAAACTCGCCCAACTGGAACGAGTATGCTTACGGCACTGCATTGTTTTTGATGAGTGTTTTTGCGCTAGAGTTTACTAAGGAACTGTTGCAGGTAAAAACCAGGTCGCCGCTATTATATAAACTGATTAATATCACGCTGACGGCCCGGGGCATTTACTTTCTACTGTGCTTCTTTTTCTTTAGAAATCTGTTCATTCTCAAATATGTAGATGTAATACCGCTGCTGATTGCCTTTGGTACCGGTATATACATTTTGCGTTCTGGCTTCAAACCCGCACGTTTCTTTGTGTTGGGCTACGCATTTCTCTTCTTCGGATTCTTGCTGAAAGCTGCAACGGTTTTGGGTTTAAACTACCCGATAGTGGGCCGCATATTGGGCCATTATAGTTTAACCCTGGGCTTTATGATGGAGATGATGTTGCTCTCGTTCTCCATAGGCGATCAGGTGCGGCTGTTGCGAAAGGAGAAAGATGCCGCGCACGAAGAAACCCTGCGCCTTAAAGATTCCATTAACCGCGAGCTGGAAGAGCAGGTGCGTATCCGTACCTCGGAAGTAGTACGTCAGGCTAATGAGATTCTGGATCAGAATGCCACTATTGAAGCTCAGAATGAAGAATTGCTGGCGATAAACGAACAATTAGAGCTACAGGCCGAAGAAATATCGCGCATGAATTTGCTGCTGGAGAAAGACAATATTCAGCTTAAAACCAACATTGCCAAGGTAACGGACGATCGCGCCCAATCCAAAGAGCTGAGTTTTGAAGAATTCAGCGCGCAATACCCTGATCAGGAAACCTGCTACAAATTCCTGTCGGACCTGAAATGGGCCGTGGGTTACCAATGCTCGCGTTGTGCTAACACCAATTACTGCGCAGGCCGCATGCCTTACAGCAGGCGTTGTACTAAATGCACCTATGAGGAGTCTGTTCTGCAGCGCACCATTTTCCATAATAACCGCATACCTATTAATAAGGCTTTTTACCTGGTTTATTTGATGTATACCAGCAAGGGCACTATCTCATCGCATCAGCTATCTGAAAAGCTGGATATCAGGCAAAGTACCTGCTGGTCTTACTCTATCAAAGTAAAGAAAGCCATGCAGGAGCATAAAAAAGAAGCCAAAAAAGGCGGTCAGCAGGGCTGGAGCCGTTTGGTTATTGGGGCCTGA